In the genome of Nymphaea colorata isolate Beijing-Zhang1983 chromosome 9, ASM883128v2, whole genome shotgun sequence, one region contains:
- the LOC116261001 gene encoding arginine decarboxylase-like, producing MPALACVDAATPPPSPGCVFARETSFPDALLPESFALSAGFVNRATEGYEYAGVTAEKAAAWSSDLSASLYKINGWGASYFSVNAMGNVSVRPNGVATMPHGEIDLMKVIKKVTEPKSGGGLGLQLPLIVRFPDVLRHRLESLNAAFESAIRSQGYNSHYQGVYPVKCNQDHYIVEDIVEFGRPFRFGLEAGSKPELLLAMSALCKGNPEAFLVCNGYKDREYISLALMARNLRINTFIVLEQEEELDLVIEMSRKLGVRPVIGLRAKLRTKHSGHFGSTSGEKGKFGLTTMQILSVVRRLERAEMLDCLQLLHFHIGSQIPSVELLSDGVGEAAQVYCELVRLGAGMKVLDIGGGLGIDYDGTLSKTSDMSVGYSLEEYAAAVVRSVQDACDRKFVRPPVLCSESGRALVSHHSVLVFEATPSLPTLKGATPGQHDLRFLMEGLSDETRSDYRRLSAAAARGDYDTCVAYTERLKQRCVEEFKEGSLGLEHLAAVDGLCELVGKVVAHANDAADDQPAVRSYHVNLSIFKSIPDLWAIEQLFPIMPIHRLDERPAVRGVLSDLTCDSDGKVEKFIGGGRSLPLHECRKGQDYYLGMFLGGAYQEALGGLHNLFGNPNVVRVVQSDGPQCFAVTGTVPGQSCADVLQAMQYEPALMFEVLRARVEECFHDGAAAEQEEEEDTVAHSLACSFHSTPYLVATPVADDDEWAHYYA from the coding sequence ATGCCTGCCTTGGCGTGCGTAGATGCTGCGACTCCACCCCCTTCTCCTGGCTGCGTGTTCGCCAGGGAGACCTCTTTCCCCGATGCTTTGCTCCCGGAGAGTTTCGCTCTCTCCGCTGGATTCGTCAACCGCGCCACCGAAGGTTATGAATACGCTGGGGTAACGGCAGAGAAGGCCGCGGCTTGGTCCTCTGACCTGTCCGCGTCCCTGTACAAGATCAACGGCTGGGGCGCGTCGTACTTCTCCGTCAATGCGATGGGAAACGTCTCGGTGCGGCCCAACGGCGTCGCGACGATGCCACACGGCGAGATCGACCTCATGAAGGTCATCAAGAAGGTGACCGAGCCGAAGTCCGGCGGCGGGCTCGGCCTGCAGCTCCCGCTCATCGTCCGATTCCCGGACGTGCTCCGCCACCGCCTCGAGTCGCTCAACGCGGCCTTCGAGTCGGCGATCCGGTCGCAGGGGTACAATTCCCACTACCAGGGCGTTTACCCGGTGAAGTGCAACCAGGACCACTACATCGTCGAGGACATTGTCGAGTTTGGCCGGCCGTTTCGGTTCGGCCTGGAGGCCGGGTCAAAGCCTGAGCTCCTCCTCGCCATGAGCGCGCTCTGCAAGGGGAACCCCGAAGCCTTCCTCGTCTGCAACGGGTACAAGGATCGGGAGTACATCTCGCTCGCCTTGATGGCTCGGAATCTCCGGATCAACACCTTCATCGTCCTCGAGCAGGAGGAGGAGCTTGATCTGGTGATCGAGATGAGCCGGAAGCTCGGCGTCAGGCCGGTGATCGGCCTGCGAGCGAAGCTCAGAACCAAGCACTCCGGCCACTTCGGATCCACCTCGGGCGAGAAGGGGAAGTTCGGGCTGACGACGATGCAGATCCTTTCCGTGGTGCGCAGGCTCGAGCGCGCCGAGATGCTCGATTGCCTCCAGCTGCTCCATTTCCATATCGGTTCGCAGATCCCGTCCGTCGAACTCCTAAGCGACGGCGTCGGTGAGGCCGCTCAGGTATACTGCGAGCTCGTGCGCCTCGGCGCCGGGATGAAGGTGCTCGACATCGGCGGCGGGCTTGGGATTGACTATGATGGCACGCTGTCGAAAACGTCGGATATGTCCGTCGGATACAGCCTGGAGGAGTACGCAGCCGCCGTGGTTCGGTCTGTCCAGGACGCCTGCGATCGGAAGTTCGTCAGGCCTCCGGTGCTCTGCAGCGAAAGCGGGAGGGCGCTGGTCTCTCACCACTCTGTTCTCGTCTTCGAAGCCACTCCATCTCTGCCAACCCTGAAGGGAGCTACCCCTGGGCAGCACGACCTCAGGTTCCTCATGGAAGGTCTCTCCGACGAGACCAGGTCTGACTATCGCCGCCTGTCAGCAGCTGCCGCCCGCGGTGATTATGATACCTGCGTGGCCTACACTGAGAGGCTGAAGCAGAGGTGCGTAGAGGAGTTCAAGGAAGGATCACTCGGGCTCGAGCACCTGGCTGCCGTCGACGGGCTTTGCGAGCTCGTCGGGAAGGTTGTCGCTCATGCGAATGACGCGGCCGACGATCAGCCGGCTGTCCGCTCCTACCACGTGAACCTCTCGATTTTCAAGTCGATACCGGACCTCTGGGCCATCGAGCAGCTCTTTCCCATCATGCCCATCCACCGGTTGGACGAGAGGCCTGCCGTCCGCGGCGTCCTCTCTGACCTGACGTGCGACAGCGACGGGAAGGTGGAGAAGTTCATCGGCGGGGGGCGGAGCCTGCCGCTGCACGAGTGCAGGAAGGGCCAGGATTACTACCTGGGAATGTTTCTGGGAGGTGCCTACCAGGAGGCGCTGGGGGGCTTGCACAACCTGTTTGGCAACCCCAACGTGGTGCGCGTGGTGCAGAGCGACGGCCCGCAATGCTTCGCCGTCACGGGTACGGTGCCGGGGCAGTCCTGTGCCGACGTCCTCCAGGCGATGCAGTACGAGCCCGCCCTTATGTTCGAGGTGCTCCGCGCTAGGGTCGAGGAGTGCTTCCACGACGGAGCTGCCGCAgagcaagaggaggaagaagacacaGTGGCGCACAGCCTTGCGTGCTCCTTCCATTCCACCCCGTACCTTGTGGCCACGCCCGTCGCGGACGATGACGAATGGGCCCATTACTATGCTTAG
- the LOC116261441 gene encoding B-box zinc finger protein 18-like produces the protein MRTICDVCEGAPAILFCAADEAALCRACDEKVHMCNKLAGRHVRVSIATPNAVPLCDICENAPAFFYCEIDGSSLCLQCDMIVHVGGKRTHERYLVLRQRVEFPGDQQNPLHDQALQPTELLEPRRVQNQMAQPATPIPVEGPKERIQNNHWAPTIPANDTNLIENEKPDSKMIDLNARPHWGQASTSDQGR, from the exons ATGCGAACGATCTGCGACGTGTGCGAAGGCGCGCCGGCTATCCTCTTCTGCGCCGCTGACGAGGCCGCCCTTTGCAGAGCTTGCGACGAAAAG GTTCACATGTGCAACAAATTGGCTGGCCGGCACGTAAGAGTTTCTATTGCTACTCCTAATGCTGTACCTCTATGTGACATTTGTGAAAATGCCCCAG CATTCTTCTATTGTGAAATAGATGGAAGTTCACTCTGCTTGCAATGTGACATGATTGTACATGTTGGTGGTAAAAGAACCCACGAGAGATACCTTGTCTTGAGGCAGAGGGTTGAG TTTCCAGGAGACCAACAAAATCCTCTACATGATCAGGCCTTGCAGCCTACGGAGCTTTTAGAACCTAGGCGGGTGCAGAATCAAATGGCTCAACCAGCAACACCCATACCAGTAGAAGGCCCCAAAGAAAGGATTCAGAACAACCACTGGGCACCAACTATTCCAGCCAATGATACTAATCTTATTGAGAATGAGAAGCCAGATTCAAAAATGATAGATCTCAATGCTAGACCACATTGGGGACAAGCTTCAACATCTGACCAGGGGCGCTGA